One Halichoerus grypus chromosome 1, mHalGry1.hap1.1, whole genome shotgun sequence genomic region harbors:
- the PLIN4 gene encoding perilipin-4 isoform X3 has product MSAHEEGGQDPPKPKGKTLGGFLGSLPGFSSARNLMASAHSSAKEAQPVADPAGASAQPQPEAATNLEQTADGEKLPPPSDKMTSGAKDPVCSKMTKTKGAISSGMANMVDTAKGVVQGGLGMTRSALTGTKETVATGVTGAVDVAKGTIQTGLDTTKTVLTGTKDTVCSGVTGAMNVAKGAVQGGLDTSKTILMGTKDAVSTGLTGAMNVAKSTVQTGLDTTKNVVTGTKDAVSTGVTGAANMAKGAVQTGLNTTQNIATGTKDTVCSGMTSAMNVAKGAVQTGMDTSKTVLTGTKDTVCSGMTGAMNMAKGAVQTGMDTSKSVLTGTKDTMCSGMTGAMNMAKGAVQTGMDTSKTILTGTKDTMCSGMTGAMNMAKGAVQSGMDTSKTILTGTKDTACSGMTGAMNMAKGAVQSGMDTSKSVLTGTKDTACSGMTGAMNMAKGAVQSGMDTSKSVLTGTKDTMCSGMTGAMNVAKGAVQSGMDTSKSILTGTKDTVCSGMTGAMNMAKGAVQTGMDTSKTVLTGTKDTVCSGMTGAMNVAKGAVQTGMDTSKTVLTGTKDTMCSGMTGAMNMAKGAVQGGLDTSKTVLTGTKDAVSTGLTGAMNVAKSTIQTGLDTTKNVVTGTKDAVSTGVTGAANMAKGAVQTGLNMTQNIATGTKDTVCSGMTGAMNVAKGAVQSGMDTSKSVLMGTKDTVCSGMTGAMNVAKGAVQGGLDTSKTVLTGTKDAVSTGLTGAMNMAKGTVQTGLETTKNVVTGTKDAVSTGVTGAANMAKGAMQTGLNTTQNIATGTKDTLCSGMTSAMNVAKGAVQTGMDTTKTVLTGTKDAVSTGVTGAVNMAKGTVQTGLDTTKTVLTGTKDTVCSGVTGAMNVAKGAVQGGLDTSKTVLTGTKDTLSTGLTGALGMAKGTVQTGMDTTKTVLTGTKDAVSTGLTGAMNMAKGTVQTGLETTKNVVTGTKDAVSTGVTGAANMAKGAMQTGLNMTQNIATGTKDTVSSGVTGAMNVAKGAVQTGMDTTKTVLMGTKDAASTGVTGAAHMAKGAVQTGLNTTQNIATGTKDTVSSGVTGAMNVAKGVAQTGMDTTKTVLMGTKDTMSSGVTGAMNVAKGAVQGGLDTSKTILMGTKDAVSTGLTGAMNVAKSTVQTGLDTTKNVVLGTKDAVSTGVTGAANLAKGTIQTGLDTTKTVVTGTKDTVCSGMTGAMNVAKGAVQTGMDTSKTVLTGTKDAVSTGLTGAGSVAKETVQTIQNWLPGTQDSGLPSYSAPDKGGEQTILRPQEALSSGVSSAPDTLCTGLDLAREATAVATDTHGATLGREDAGHEGAVSFATLQDELGELGDIFHPMDAEEQARLAASEPEPKVLTADRGSYFVRLGDLAPGFRQRAFEHALSHLQHSQFQARAALAQLEDSFELVPGSGALSRACGLIQRLHVAYSTLASGLQGLPSELQQHVGQARHSLCELYGLVSSAGSVEELPAERLGQSRGAVGQAWQELEQVLERVQHGPPPCWLVGPFALHPAGQQL; this is encoded by the exons ATGACCTCTGGGGCAAAGGACCCGGTGTGCTCTAAGATGACCAAGACCAAGGGTGCCATCTCCTCTGGGATGGCCAACATGGTGGACACAGCTAAAGGTGTGGTGCAGGGAGGCCTGGGCATGACCCGGTCTGCACTCACGGGCACCAAGGAGACCGTGGCCACTGGGGTCACTGGCGCAGTGGATGTGGCCAAGGGCACCATCCAGACTGGCCTGGACACCACCAAGACTGTCCTCACGGGCACCAAGGACACCGTGTGCAGCGGGGTGACCGGTGCCATGAATGTGGCCAAAGGAGCTGTCCAGGGAGGTCTGGACACCTCAAAGACCATCCTCATGGGCACCAAGGATGCAGTGTCCACTGGGCTCACTGGGGCAATGAACGTGGCCAAGAGCACCGTTCAGACTGGACTGGACACCACCAAGAATGTTGTCACAGGCACTAAAGATGCAGTGTCCACTGGGGTGACAGGCGCAGCGAACATGGCCAAGGGAGCCGTGCAAACTGGGCTCAATACGACCCAAAACATCGCCACAGGCACCAAGGACACCGTGTGCAGTGGGATGACCAGTGCCATGAATGTGGCCAAAGGAGCTGTCCAGACTGGCATGGACACATCAAAGACCGTCCTCACAGGCACCAAGGACACCGTGTGCAGTGGGATGACCGGTGCCATGAATATGGCCAAAGGTGCTGTCCAGACTGGCATGGACACCTCAAAGAGCGTCCTCACAGGCACCAAGGACACCATGTGCAGTGGGATGACCGGTGCCATGAATATGGCCAAAGGTGCTGTCCAGACTGGCATGGACACCTCAAAGACCATCCTCACGGGCACCAAGGACACCATGTGCAGTGGGATGACCGGTGCCATGAATATGGCCAAAGGAGCTGTCCAGAGTGGCATGGACACCTCAAAGACCATCCTCACGGGCACCAAGGACACCGCGTGCAGTGGGATGACCGGTGCCATGAATATGGCCAAAGGAGCTGTCCAGAGTGGCATGGACACCTCAAAGAGCGTCCTCACGGGCACCAAGGACACCGCGTGCAGTGGGATGACCGGTGCCATGAATATGGCCAAAGGAGCTGTCCAGAGTGGCATGGACACCTCAAAGAGCGTCCTCACGGGCACCAAGGACACCATGTGCAGTGGGATGACCGGTGCCATGAATGTGGCCAAAGGAGCTGTCCAGAGTGGCATGGACACCTCAAAGAGCATCCTCACGGGCACCAAGGACACCGTGTGCAGTGGGATGACCGGTGCCATGAATATGGCCAAAGGTGCTGTCCAGACTGGCATGGACACCTCAAAGACCGTCCTCACAGGCACCAAGGACACCGTGTGCAGTGGGATGACCGGTGCCATGAATGTGGCCAAAGGTGCTGTCCAGACTGGCATGGACACCTCAAAGACCGTCCTCACGGGCACCAAGGACACCATGTGCAGTGGGATGACCGGTGCCATGAATATGGCCAAAGGAGCTGTCCAAGGAGGTCTGGACACCTCAAAGACCGTCCTCACGGGCACCAAGGATGCAGTGTCCACTGGGCTCACTGGGGCAATGAACGTGGCCAAGAGCACCATTCAGACTGGACTGGACACCACCAAGAATGTTGTCACAGGCACTAAAGATGCAGTGTCCACTGGGGTGACAGGAGCAGCGAACATGGCCAAGGGAGCTGTGCAAACTGGGCTCAATATGACCCAAAACATCGCCACAGGCACCAAGGACACCGTGTGCAGTGGGATGACCGGTGCCATGAATGTGGCCAAAGGAGCTGTCCAGAGTGGCATGGACACCTCAAAGAGCGTCCTCATGGGCACCAAGGACACCGTGTGCAGTGGGATGACCGGTGCCATGAATGTGGCCAAAGGAGCTGTCCAGGGAGGTCTGGACACCTCAAAGACCGTCCTCACGGGCACCAAGGATGCAGTGTCCACTGGGCTCACTGGGGCAATGAATATGGCCAAGGGCACTGTTCAGACTGGCCTGGAAACCACCAAGAATGTTGTCACAGGCACTAAAGATGCAGTGTCCACTGGGGTGACAGGGGCAGCGAACATGGCCAAGGGAGCCATGCAAACTGGGCTCAATACGACCCAAAACATCGCCACAGGCACCAAGGACACCTTGTGCAGTGGGATGACCAGTGCCATGAATGTGGCCAAAGGAGCTGTCCAGACTGGCATGGACACCACCAAGACTGTCCTGACGGGCACCAAGGATGCAGTGTCCACTGGGGTGACAGGGGCAGTGAACATGGCCAAGGGTACCGTTCAGACAGGCCTGGACACCACCAAGACTGTCCTGACGGGCACCAAGGACACCGTGTGCAGTGGGGTGACCGGTGCCATGAATGTGGCCAAAGGAGCTGTCCAGGGAGGTCTGGACACCTCAAAGACTGTCCTAACTGGCACCAAAGATACCCTATCTACTGGGCTCACAGGAGCACTGGGTATGGCCAAGGGTACCGTCCAGACTGGCATGGATACGACCAAGACCGTCCTGACGGGCACCAAGGATGCGGTGTCCACTGGGCTCACTGGGGCAATGAATATGGCCAAGGGCACTGTTCAGACTGGCCTGGAAACCACCAAGAATGTTGTCACAGGCACTAAAGATGCAGTGTCCACTGGGGTGACAGGGGCAGCGAACATGGCCAAGGGAGCCATGCAAACTGGGCTCAATATGACCCAAAACATCGCCACAGGCACCAAGGACACCGTGTCCAGCGGGGTGACCGGTGCCATGAATGTGGCCAAAGGTGCTGTCCAGACTGGCATGGACACCACCAAGACCGTCCTGATGGGCACCAAGGATGCAGCGTCCACTGGGGTGACAGGGGCAGCGCACATGGCCAAGGGAGCCGTGCAAACTGGGCTCAATACGACCCAAAACATCGCCACAGGCACCAAGGACACCGTGTCCAGCGGGGTGACCGGTGCCATGAATGTGGCCAAAGGAGTTGCCCAGACTGGCATGGACACCACCAAGACCGTCCTGATGGGCACCAAGGACACCATGTCCAGTGGGGTGACCGGTGCCATGAATGTGGCCAAAGGAGCTGTCCAGGGAGGTCTGGACACCTCAAAGACCATCCTCATGGGCACCAAGGATGCAGTGTCCACTGGGCTCACTGGGGCAATGAACGTGGCCAAGAGCACTGTTCAGACTGGACTGGACACCACCAAGAATGTTGTCCTAGGCACTAAAGATGCAGTGTCCACTGGGGTGACAGGGGCAGCGAACCTGGCCAAGGGCACCATCCAGACTGGCCTGGACACCACCAAGACTGTCGTGACGGGCACCAAGGACACCGTGTGCAGTGGGATGACCGGTGCCATGAATGTGGCCAAAGGAGCTGTCCAGACTGGCATGGACACCTCAAAGACCGTCCTGACTGGCACCAAAGATGCAGTGTCCACTGGGCTCACCGGGGCAGGGAGTGTGGCCAAAGAGACAGTGCAGACCATTCAGAATTGGTTACCTGGTACCCAGGACAGTGGACTCCCCAGTTACAGTGCCCCAGACAAAGGAGGGGAGCAAACTATCCTGAGACCCCAGGAGGCTCTGTCCTCTGGGGTATCCAGCGCCCCGGACACTCTCTGTACCGGCCTGGACCTTGCCAGGGAAGCCACTGCCGTGGCCACGGACACCCATGGGGCCACCCTGGGCAGGGAGGATGCAGGACACGAAGGAGCCGTGAGCTTTGCAACGCTCCAGGACgagctgggggagctgggggaTATCTTCCACCCCATGGATGCCGAGGAGCAAG CTCGGCTTGCTGCGTCcgaacctgagccaaaggtgctCACGGCCGACCGCGGCAGCTATTTCGTGCGTCTGGGTGACCTGGCCCCCGGCTTCCGCCAGCGGGCTTTTGAGCACGCCCTGAGCCACCTGCAACACAGCCAGTTCCAGGCCAGGGCTGCGCTGGCCCAGCTGGAGGACTCCTTCGAGCTG GTGCCAGGCTCCGGGGCTCTGTCCAGGGCCTGCGGCCTCATCCAGCGGCTCCACGTGGCCTACAGCACCCTGGCCTCCGGCCTGCAGGGCCTCCCCTCTGAGCTCCAGCAGCATGTCGGGCAGGCGCGCCACAGCCTCTGTGAGCTCTACGGCCTCGTCTCCTCGGCCGGCTCCGTGGAAGAGCTGCCGGCAGAGCGCCTGGGCCAGAGCCGCGGGGCCGTGGGGCAGGCATGGCAGGAGCTGGAGCAGGTGCTGGAGAGGGTGCAGCACGGCCCGCCGCCCTGCTGGCTGGTGGGGCCCTTTGCCCTGCACCCCGCTGGGCAGCAGCTGTAG